One Felis catus isolate Fca126 chromosome D1, F.catus_Fca126_mat1.0, whole genome shotgun sequence DNA segment encodes these proteins:
- the LOC101098257 gene encoding glycine N-phenylacetyltransferase translates to MYHLQGPQVLQMLKKSLRKSLPESLKVYTTVFHMNQGNPFKLKAVVDKWPDFTTVVIRPQEQEMTDDFDHYTNTYQIYYKNPTNCQEFLGASDVINWKQHLQIQSSQSSLNEVIQNIAAAKLVKVKQDQAIMYMLSETASKLIPSLLEAKNLPPKSGRPKAINQEMFKLSSLDVTHTALVDKFWRFGGNERSQRFIERCIRTFPTFCLLGPEGTPVSWSLMDQTGEIRMGGTVPEYRAQGLSTYVMDAHIRTMDKLDYPAYYHTLITNKIIQKISHRLSHIIMPCDWNQWHCEPL, encoded by the exons ATGTACCACTTACAAGGCCCCCAAGTGCTGCAGATGCTAAAGAAATCCTTGAGGAAGAGCCTCCCTGAGTCCTTAAAG GTTTATACAACTGTCTTCCACATGAACCAGGGAAACCCGTTCAAGTTAAAGGCCGTGGTAGACAAATGGCCTGATTTTACAACAGTGGTTATCCGCCCTCAGGAGCAG GAAATGACAGATGATTTTGATCACTACACCAACACCTACCAAATCTATTATAAGAATCCCACAAACTGCCAAGAATTCCTTGGTGCATCAGATGTCATCAATTGGAAGCAACATTTGCAGATCCAAA GTTCACAGTCCAGCCTGAATGAGGTGATACAAAATATTGCAGCTGCTAAATTGGTCAAGGTCAAGCAAGATCAAGCCATTATGTATATGCTGTCTGAGACAGCAAGTAAACTGATTCCTTCCCTGCTGGAGGCAAAGAACTTACCTCCTAAATCTGGCAGACCCAAGGCCAT TAACCAAGAGATGTTTAAACTCTCCTCCCTGGATGTTACCCACACTGCCTTGGTGGATAAATTCTGGCGTTTTGGTGGGAATGAGAGGAGCCAGAGATTCATTGAGCGCTGTATCCGGACCTTCCCCACCTTCTGCCTTCTGGGGCCTGAGGGGACCCCTGTATCTTGGAGCCTGATGGATCAGACAGGAGAGATACGGATGGGGGGTACTGTGCCTGAGTACCGGGCCCAGGGTCTCTCCACCTATGTCATGGATGCTCACATCCGCACTATGGACAAACTTGACTACCCTGCATATTACCATACACTCATAACCAACAAAATCATACAGAAAATCAGTCACCGTCTGAGCCATATCATCATGCCCTGTGACTGGAACCAGTGGCACTGTGAGCCTCTGTGA